One genomic segment of Fervidobacterium pennivorans includes these proteins:
- the alr gene encoding alanine racemase, which produces MESRRTYAVINVRNYIDNLRFFQEHCAPAKVMPVVKANAYGHGAVILSKAAERAGIDYFAVAFLEEAVELRKHGLKSNILVFNYIEPDMLQIAYKQNITITLYSWEQLWRYSKEAFKPKCHVKIDTGMRRLGILPAEATEFVEAARKAGFEVEGAYTHFAVADSLEESDVAFTKKQAEEFSKLDLDVKIKHVCNSGAGISKVANCFDYVRVGIASYGLQPGDTVRSDKLKPVLSWKTVVSHVKTIKPGDTVSYGRTFTAYTEMRIATIPVGYADGYWRSLSNKGYVLIHGEKCPIVGRVCMDQFMVDVSHLEDVKIGDEVVLIGKQGVNQITAEEIAKLVGTINYEVTCRISERVPRKYEGLEL; this is translated from the coding sequence GTGGAAAGTAGAAGAACATACGCTGTGATAAATGTTAGAAATTATATCGACAACCTCCGTTTCTTCCAAGAGCATTGTGCACCAGCAAAGGTTATGCCTGTTGTTAAAGCAAATGCGTATGGCCATGGTGCAGTTATACTGTCCAAAGCAGCAGAGCGGGCAGGAATAGACTATTTTGCGGTAGCATTCTTAGAAGAAGCAGTTGAATTGCGAAAACACGGTTTGAAGTCTAACATTCTAGTTTTTAATTACATAGAACCAGACATGCTTCAAATAGCTTACAAACAAAATATAACCATAACACTTTACTCTTGGGAACAACTTTGGCGGTATTCGAAAGAAGCATTCAAGCCAAAATGTCACGTAAAAATAGACACTGGAATGCGCAGATTAGGTATTCTTCCTGCCGAAGCGACAGAGTTTGTTGAAGCGGCACGGAAAGCCGGATTTGAAGTTGAGGGAGCCTATACTCACTTTGCTGTGGCTGATAGTTTGGAAGAGTCGGATGTAGCATTTACTAAAAAGCAGGCAGAAGAGTTTTCGAAGCTCGATTTGGATGTCAAGATAAAACATGTTTGCAACAGTGGTGCTGGTATATCAAAAGTTGCCAATTGCTTCGATTACGTCAGGGTTGGTATTGCAAGTTACGGTTTACAACCAGGTGATACCGTCAGGAGCGATAAATTGAAACCCGTACTCTCATGGAAAACAGTTGTTTCACACGTGAAAACCATAAAACCTGGAGACACGGTAAGTTACGGTAGAACGTTCACCGCATATACTGAAATGAGAATTGCGACTATTCCTGTTGGATACGCTGATGGATATTGGAGAAGTTTATCGAACAAGGGATATGTATTAATACACGGGGAAAAATGTCCAATCGTTGGAAGAGTCTGTATGGACCAGTTTATGGTAGACGTTAGCCATTTGGAAGATGTTAAGATAGGCGATGAGGTTGTTTTGATTGGCAAGCAAGGCGTTAACCAAATTACTGCTGAAGAAATAGCAAAACTAGTAGGTACGATAAACTACGAGGTAACCTGCAGAATTTCCGAACGGGTACCAAGAAAATACGAGGGGTTGGAATTGTGA
- the topA gene encoding type I DNA topoisomerase, translating to MAKSKTKDKRDELEKQNRRRGTEEQHGNEDSKTEKKKVIIVESPAKAKTIERILGSDYQVISSKGHIRDLPQKQFGVDLDSLKLDFEIIPGKESVVEQIKKITSGKEVLLASDQDREGEAIAWHLSTILGVKGRNRITFTEITERAIKEAVKNPREIDMNKVNAQLARRVLDRIVGYMISPLLWRIIKDAKSAGRVQSAALKIICERERERLRFVPQKYFKVWIDIAGLKAYLTKIDGKKVKPTDINEEIAKDVVKHVKSVRLVDIDIKEVKKNPPAPFITSTLQQDAASKLGFPVSKTMRIAQELYEGVDTKEGHIAFITYMRTDSTRVSDEAKEAAEAFILRNFGKEYLNEIASETSKKSSKTKGKIQDAHECIRPVDINITPEKAKELLDSDHRKLYELIWKRFIASQMSSAVYKQYSYGFESGNYVFEASIRERIFDGFEKIYTLDNEPSEEHKELKVNEEYSVEVKTAESQTTPPDRYTEASLVKTLEAEGIGRPSTYATIIQTLLDRGYVVKKRKTLVPTILGFVVNHYLEQRFPDIVDKGFTAEMEKDLDEIENGKRDWKEVVRTFLKEFNKDLEKAKNEFFAIDFDTDIQCEDCSGNYKLKVGKFGLYLHCPHCKTNKALKSDIFGVIDGNKLYVVKEQSSNEQDELEQESQQAANKESDTQRKNSSSKYSKKRNYKKRKKK from the coding sequence ATGGCAAAATCTAAGACCAAAGATAAAAGAGACGAATTAGAGAAACAGAACCGCCGACGGGGTACAGAGGAACAACACGGAAACGAAGATTCAAAGACTGAAAAGAAAAAAGTTATTATCGTTGAATCACCCGCGAAAGCGAAAACAATAGAGCGAATTCTTGGAAGTGATTATCAAGTCATATCTTCAAAAGGTCACATCCGAGACCTTCCACAAAAACAGTTCGGTGTAGACCTTGATTCGCTTAAACTAGACTTTGAGATTATACCCGGCAAAGAGAGTGTTGTCGAACAGATAAAGAAGATAACTTCAGGGAAAGAAGTATTACTCGCTTCCGACCAGGACAGGGAAGGGGAAGCTATTGCTTGGCATCTCTCGACAATCCTTGGGGTTAAGGGAAGGAACAGGATTACATTCACCGAAATTACCGAGCGCGCGATAAAGGAAGCTGTTAAGAACCCAAGGGAGATAGACATGAACAAAGTCAATGCACAGCTTGCTCGAAGAGTGCTTGACAGAATAGTGGGTTACATGATTAGCCCTCTTCTTTGGCGTATCATAAAGGATGCAAAGAGTGCGGGAAGAGTCCAATCGGCAGCTCTGAAGATAATCTGTGAACGCGAAAGGGAAAGGCTTAGATTTGTCCCGCAGAAGTATTTCAAGGTTTGGATAGATATCGCGGGTTTAAAAGCTTACTTAACAAAGATAGACGGTAAAAAGGTGAAACCCACAGACATAAATGAAGAGATTGCAAAAGATGTAGTCAAGCACGTAAAAAGCGTCCGTTTAGTGGATATAGATATCAAGGAAGTAAAGAAAAATCCACCTGCACCGTTTATAACCAGTACGTTGCAACAAGATGCGGCAAGCAAGCTCGGCTTCCCAGTTTCCAAAACGATGCGAATAGCTCAAGAACTGTACGAAGGCGTTGATACAAAAGAAGGTCACATAGCGTTTATAACCTACATGAGAACAGATTCAACGAGAGTTTCTGACGAGGCGAAAGAGGCTGCAGAAGCGTTCATTTTGAGAAATTTCGGGAAAGAATACCTAAATGAAATTGCAAGCGAAACTTCTAAGAAAAGCTCGAAGACGAAGGGAAAAATACAGGATGCGCACGAGTGTATTAGACCAGTTGATATAAATATCACCCCAGAAAAGGCGAAAGAACTGTTGGATAGCGACCACCGTAAATTATACGAACTGATTTGGAAGCGATTCATTGCATCGCAAATGAGTAGCGCAGTTTACAAACAGTACAGCTACGGTTTTGAGAGTGGTAATTACGTTTTTGAGGCAAGTATAAGAGAACGGATATTTGATGGATTCGAAAAAATTTACACATTGGACAACGAACCCAGTGAAGAACATAAGGAACTTAAGGTTAACGAAGAGTACTCGGTCGAAGTTAAAACAGCGGAATCACAAACAACACCTCCTGATAGATACACGGAAGCTTCACTCGTTAAAACGTTAGAAGCAGAAGGTATAGGTCGACCAAGCACGTATGCAACGATTATTCAAACTCTTCTGGATAGAGGATACGTTGTTAAGAAAAGAAAGACACTGGTTCCCACAATTCTTGGATTTGTTGTGAACCATTATCTTGAGCAGAGGTTTCCTGACATAGTGGACAAAGGATTTACCGCAGAGATGGAAAAGGACCTCGACGAAATTGAGAACGGTAAGAGGGATTGGAAAGAGGTTGTCAGGACGTTCCTTAAGGAATTCAACAAAGATTTGGAAAAAGCCAAGAATGAGTTTTTCGCTATAGATTTTGATACGGATATCCAGTGTGAAGATTGTTCAGGTAACTACAAGCTCAAAGTTGGAAAGTTCGGCTTATACTTACACTGTCCACATTGTAAAACAAACAAGGCTTTAAAATCGGATATATTCGGAGTCATAGATGGTAATAAGCTTTATGTGGTGAAAGAGCAGAGTTCAAACGAACAGGATGAGTTAGAGCAAGAAAGTCAGCAAGCAGCCAACAAAGAAAGTGATACGCAAAGAAAGAATTCATCAAGTAAATACAGTAAAAAAAGAAATTACAAAAAAAGAAAGAAAAAATAA
- the rpmB gene encoding 50S ribosomal protein L28: MAKCEICGKEPRAGKNVSHSNRHTNRWFKPNVQKVRVLLEDGTVKRMNVCTSCLKAGKVKRYVSKSQSVAVEA; encoded by the coding sequence ATGGCAAAGTGTGAAATTTGCGGAAAAGAACCAAGAGCAGGTAAGAATGTCAGCCACTCCAACAGGCACACAAACAGATGGTTCAAGCCGAATGTTCAAAAAGTGAGAGTTCTACTTGAAGACGGAACGGTGAAAAGGATGAACGTTTGTACAAGCTGTTTAAAAGCAGGTAAGGTCAAAAGGTACGTAAGCAAATCACAATCCGTAGCGGTAGAGGCATAA
- a CDS encoding DUF368 domain-containing protein — MYDEIFRPIVAGLFMGWANVIPGISGGTIAVIMGIFERFIDVINNIMAFKISRKDINFIATLVLGIAVGIITGSKLLTWAFQNHSFYTYSFFFGLILFSLWNFRNEVSQFRFFEFVAGFLIVVAPYLFKSGQSNVTSVEGGFGYVFLALAGVIAGAAMVLPGVSGSLLLMLMGYYEAAIKTVSKLTKVLTGGLLISDFLFLLTLGIGVLIGIGIISKVLKVWFEKAKLSVLNFILGLLAGSLYPITPAYHGSGNVFGMLLWIAVGGLVVYALGKFER; from the coding sequence ATGTACGATGAAATTTTTAGACCAATCGTGGCGGGTCTATTCATGGGCTGGGCGAATGTGATTCCAGGTATCAGCGGTGGAACAATAGCTGTTATAATGGGCATTTTTGAAAGGTTTATCGATGTTATAAACAATATAATGGCGTTTAAAATTAGTAGGAAAGATATCAATTTTATAGCAACGCTTGTCTTAGGAATTGCCGTTGGCATTATAACCGGAAGTAAATTACTTACATGGGCATTTCAAAATCATTCGTTTTACACTTACAGTTTTTTCTTTGGGCTTATACTTTTCTCTTTATGGAATTTCAGAAATGAGGTTTCTCAATTTCGATTTTTTGAGTTTGTAGCTGGTTTTCTGATAGTTGTGGCTCCGTATCTTTTTAAAAGCGGTCAATCGAACGTAACTTCTGTAGAAGGTGGATTCGGCTACGTCTTTTTAGCTCTTGCTGGCGTTATCGCGGGAGCGGCGATGGTCTTACCTGGAGTTAGTGGTTCACTACTGCTGATGCTCATGGGATATTACGAAGCAGCTATTAAGACCGTGTCTAAGTTGACAAAAGTTTTAACCGGAGGGCTCCTTATTTCCGATTTCCTTTTTTTACTCACCCTTGGAATAGGTGTTTTGATAGGGATAGGAATTATTTCGAAAGTTCTGAAGGTTTGGTTTGAAAAAGCCAAACTCTCTGTTTTGAATTTTATCCTGGGATTACTTGCCGGTTCACTTTATCCCATAACCCCGGCTTATCATGGTTCAGGTAACGTTTTCGGAATGCTTCTTTGGATTGCTGTTGGTGGATTAGTTGTTTACGCACTCGGAAAATTTGAAAGATAA
- a CDS encoding 3'-5' exoribonuclease YhaM family protein, with amino-acid sequence MNGFREALEKLRSPYVEELRNWIDKEIDGIYKIKSKKLQEAKDGKKFLLLTLEDRTGSVRAVDWYNAEANDEKLQVGHVVNVRGKVVYFEERVQINVLNEQDAIKKLSENEYDIERFVRSAENVEEMYKSVLRLIDTIRDEDYKTILQRFFVEDKNFVEMFKSSPAGMRIHHAYKGGLLEHSLSVAKLVDSVCRIYNQLDRDLLVTGALLHDIGKVKEYAVNSNGIEVTTEGELVGHIVIGIEMLAQKARGISYEKFLKLKHLIASHHGEFEWGSPVLPKTPEALVLHFIENMDSKINRVMQIIDKEDKEKDWSEYDSNLSRRFFLK; translated from the coding sequence GTGAACGGATTTAGAGAGGCTCTAGAAAAGCTTAGGTCTCCTTACGTGGAGGAATTGAGAAACTGGATTGACAAAGAAATCGATGGAATATACAAGATTAAGAGCAAAAAACTCCAAGAAGCAAAAGATGGTAAGAAGTTTCTTCTCTTAACGTTGGAAGACAGAACCGGAAGCGTCCGAGCTGTTGACTGGTACAACGCCGAAGCTAACGACGAAAAACTCCAGGTTGGGCACGTTGTTAATGTCAGAGGAAAAGTTGTGTATTTCGAAGAGCGTGTACAGATAAATGTTTTAAACGAGCAAGACGCTATAAAGAAACTTTCTGAAAACGAATACGATATTGAGCGTTTTGTTAGGAGCGCTGAAAATGTTGAAGAAATGTATAAATCAGTTCTAAGGCTGATTGATACAATCCGAGACGAAGATTACAAGACAATTCTTCAAAGATTCTTTGTCGAAGACAAAAATTTTGTGGAGATGTTTAAAAGTTCACCAGCTGGAATGAGGATACATCATGCGTACAAAGGTGGATTGTTGGAGCATTCGTTGTCTGTTGCGAAACTTGTGGATAGTGTCTGTAGGATTTACAATCAACTTGATAGAGATTTGCTCGTAACAGGTGCATTGTTACATGATATTGGAAAGGTTAAGGAATATGCAGTTAACTCCAATGGTATAGAAGTGACAACTGAAGGCGAATTGGTAGGACATATCGTCATAGGAATCGAAATGCTTGCTCAAAAGGCAAGGGGAATATCCTATGAGAAGTTCTTAAAATTAAAACACCTTATCGCGTCCCACCATGGTGAATTTGAGTGGGGTTCACCTGTGTTACCAAAAACTCCCGAGGCACTTGTGCTTCATTTTATTGAAAATATGGATTCCAAGATTAATCGTGTAATGCAGATAATAGACAAGGAGGATAAGGAAAAAGATTGGAGCGAATACGACTCCAATCTTAGCAGAAGATTCTTCCTTAAATAA
- a CDS encoding metallophosphoesterase family protein, translated as MGVWAIGDIHGCLRALERLIERISPGEYDKLIFLGDYIDRGPDAKGVVDFLLQLSRRTQCVFLRGNHEQMLLDVIDNNDDIFLWNLNGAQATIRSYGNLIQLETNEEHMNFYRNTKYYHIEGKYLFVHGGVRPNVPIEKQDRRDLIWIREEFILKRHNLDFIVIFGHTPFEDVYFGEDKIGVDTGCVYGGKLTAIEVNEKVVIKEDCRDVR; from the coding sequence ATGGGAGTATGGGCGATAGGTGATATACACGGTTGTTTAAGAGCTCTAGAAAGATTGATAGAAAGGATATCACCGGGTGAGTATGATAAGTTAATCTTCCTTGGCGATTACATAGACAGAGGACCAGATGCGAAGGGCGTTGTTGACTTTTTGCTCCAACTCTCTAGGAGAACGCAGTGTGTCTTTTTAAGAGGAAACCACGAACAGATGTTGCTTGATGTTATCGATAATAACGACGACATCTTCTTGTGGAACTTAAACGGAGCACAGGCGACAATTCGAAGTTACGGAAATCTTATTCAATTAGAAACAAATGAAGAGCACATGAATTTCTACAGAAACACTAAATACTACCATATTGAAGGGAAATATTTATTTGTTCACGGTGGTGTTAGACCAAATGTGCCAATTGAGAAACAGGATCGGAGGGATTTGATATGGATTAGGGAGGAGTTTATACTTAAACGACACAACCTGGATTTTATAGTTATTTTTGGACATACACCCTTTGAAGATGTTTATTTTGGCGAAGATAAAATAGGTGTAGACACAGGATGTGTGTACGGTGGAAAATTGACAGCGATTGAAGTAAACGAAAAAGTCGTTATAAAGGAGGACTGCAGGGATGTACGATGA